One stretch of Cytophagia bacterium CHB2 DNA includes these proteins:
- a CDS encoding MFS transporter yields the protein MPSKRDVTLLFATRITRLFAYGFLSVVLALYLAQTGLSEGQIGALFTLTLIGDAALSLWMTTSADRLGRQRMLLLGAGLMVIAGAIFALTGNFIVLLAAAIIGVISPSGNEIGPFLSIEQAALSQLLPHERRTHTFAWYNLAGSCATALGALAGGFLAQTLQDLGLSPLAAYRNVLLGYAAAGVALILLFLKLTPAIEANQASRVPHVFGLHRSRPIVMKLSALFALDAFAGGFVIQSMLAYWFFIKFGVTESTLGGIFFGANILAGVSALLAARLAARFGLINTMVFTHIPSNVLLCLVPLMPSLPWAIGVLLVRFSISQMDVPTRQSYTMAVVAPDERSAAAGVTGIARSIGASLSPALAGLLLANAALISVPFLLAGGLKIVYDLLLYYSFKTLKPPEEGMFPLANHKAQISSP from the coding sequence ATGCCATCAAAACGTGACGTGACGCTGCTGTTTGCCACGCGCATCACGCGCTTGTTTGCCTATGGTTTTTTATCCGTAGTGCTGGCGCTGTATTTGGCGCAAACCGGTTTGAGTGAAGGCCAAATCGGTGCGTTGTTCACGCTCACGCTGATCGGCGACGCGGCGCTTTCGTTGTGGATGACGACTTCAGCCGATCGCCTGGGCCGGCAGCGCATGTTGTTGCTCGGCGCCGGCTTAATGGTGATCGCAGGCGCTATCTTTGCTCTAACGGGCAATTTCATCGTGCTGTTGGCGGCTGCAATTATCGGCGTTATCAGCCCGAGCGGCAATGAGATCGGCCCGTTTCTTTCGATTGAACAAGCAGCCCTGTCGCAACTATTGCCGCACGAACGGCGCACGCACACGTTTGCGTGGTATAATCTTGCCGGTTCATGTGCGACGGCCCTGGGCGCGCTGGCCGGCGGCTTCCTGGCCCAGACGCTGCAAGATCTTGGGCTTTCGCCGCTGGCCGCTTACCGTAACGTTTTGCTCGGTTATGCCGCAGCGGGCGTGGCGCTCATCCTGCTTTTTCTCAAGCTCACACCGGCCATCGAAGCCAATCAAGCCTCGCGTGTGCCTCACGTATTCGGGTTGCACCGTTCGCGCCCGATCGTCATGAAGTTGAGCGCCCTGTTCGCGCTCGATGCCTTTGCCGGCGGTTTCGTGATTCAAAGCATGCTCGCCTATTGGTTCTTTATAAAATTTGGCGTCACCGAAAGCACGCTGGGCGGCATTTTCTTTGGCGCGAACATTCTTGCGGGAGTGTCGGCGTTATTGGCCGCCCGTCTCGCGGCGCGCTTCGGGCTGATCAATACCATGGTTTTCACACACATTCCGTCGAATGTATTGTTGTGCCTCGTGCCGCTTATGCCGAGCTTGCCTTGGGCCATCGGCGTGTTGTTGGTACGCTTCAGCATTTCACAAATGGATGTGCCGACGCGCCAATCCTACACCATGGCCGTGGTCGCGCCGGATGAACGCTCGGCCGCCGCGGGCGTAACCGGAATCGCGCGTTCGATCGGCGCTTCACTGTCACCGGCACTGGCCGGACTCTTGCTGGCAAATGCGGCGTTGATAAGCGTGCCTTTCTTGTTGGCAGGCGGTTTAAAAATTGTTTATGATTTATTGTTGTATTACAGCTTCAAAACCCTGAAGCCGCCGGAAGAAGGCATGTTCCCGCTTGCAAACCACAAGGCCCAAATTTCTTCGCCTTGA